The following proteins are encoded in a genomic region of Candidatus Diapherotrites archaeon:
- a CDS encoding RNA 3'-terminal phosphate cyclase: MPDEPIAIDASAGEGGGQTLRTALGLSALLQKPVELSNIRKNRPKPGLMPQHLTSVQVLAELCNAKVDGAKIGSTSLKFSPGKIVPAKLAANIGTAGSCSLLLHTILPAAMAAETGLRVMGGTDVPFSPPVDYLREALFPALRQMNAFFEVNLVQRGYYPKGNGRISFASKEAKWPLKKIVFLGPSEMKYIKFFSHSSGFPKEVSNSQFLSAKSVLLEKLGWFDFDERVEWNQQSRETTGSGISIFAFFDSTPAVGCSCLADRKNSSDSVGKSAAESLLAELSPKAPVDSHLADQLIPFMALAKGKSQIFCSSLSSHTLTNILIAERMLGVKFSVEGEKDCPAKISVEGIAFTPK; this comes from the coding sequence ATGCCAGACGAACCAATTGCGATTGATGCGTCGGCCGGCGAAGGCGGCGGGCAGACGCTGCGCACGGCGCTTGGCCTGTCGGCCTTGCTGCAAAAGCCGGTTGAGCTTTCAAACATCCGCAAGAACAGGCCGAAGCCGGGCCTGATGCCGCAGCACCTCACATCAGTGCAGGTGCTGGCAGAGCTCTGCAACGCCAAGGTTGATGGGGCAAAAATCGGCAGCACTTCGCTGAAATTCTCTCCCGGCAAAATCGTTCCGGCGAAGCTTGCAGCCAACATCGGCACAGCGGGCAGCTGTTCCCTGCTCCTGCACACAATCCTGCCTGCCGCAATGGCCGCTGAAACCGGCTTGCGCGTCATGGGCGGAACGGATGTGCCCTTTTCGCCGCCCGTCGACTACCTGAGGGAAGCGCTTTTTCCCGCATTGCGGCAGATGAACGCTTTTTTTGAGGTCAACCTTGTACAGCGCGGCTATTACCCGAAGGGCAACGGCAGGATTTCGTTCGCGTCAAAGGAAGCCAAATGGCCGCTCAAAAAAATCGTTTTCCTCGGGCCGTCCGAAATGAAGTACATAAAGTTTTTTTCCCACTCCTCGGGTTTTCCCAAGGAGGTTTCAAATTCGCAGTTTTTGTCCGCAAAAAGCGTTTTGCTCGAAAAGCTCGGCTGGTTCGATTTCGACGAGCGCGTGGAGTGGAACCAGCAAAGCAGGGAAACAACCGGTTCCGGCATCTCGATTTTTGCGTTTTTTGATTCGACTCCGGCTGTCGGCTGTTCCTGCCTCGCTGACAGGAAAAATTCATCCGATTCCGTGGGAAAAAGCGCGGCTGAAAGCCTTCTCGCGGAGCTTTCTCCGAAGGCACCGGTCGATTCGCACCTTGCCGACCAGCTCATTCCGTTCATGGCCCTCGCAAAGGGTAAAAGCCAGATTTTCTGCTCAAGCCTTTCAAGCCACACCCTCACAAACATCTTGATTGCCGAGCGGATGCTTGGCGTGAAATTTTCAGTTGAAGGCGAAAAAGACTGTCCTGCGAAAATTTCGGTTGAAGGGATCGCGTTCACTCCGAAATAG
- a CDS encoding NAD(P)-dependent oxidoreductase has product MNVLVTGSSGMIGKMLCAELRGKGHRVRGFSRREGCDILKKEDCEKAVKGADAVYHCAAILEEDDSRLFDVNVKGTENLLEASAKARIRHFVFLSSVGVYGNSEEKLGEDSAFAPATPYEKSKAEAEKTVQTYLEVLPITIVRPPIVIGPNSYWRRIIKLIEDGFPIVGGGNNKWQTIYVKDLVSFLVFILGKDEVIGETYVVAGQDAPTLKELCEIVKREKKSAKKNPSVPFAVGMLVGTISDIASRITGKKSLVGKHNIVRLVKNRHYDISKALALGWKPEYSTEQALHETIASFNQQA; this is encoded by the coding sequence ATGAATGTTCTGGTCACCGGAAGCTCGGGCATGATCGGCAAAATGCTTTGCGCGGAACTCCGCGGAAAAGGCCACAGGGTGCGGGGCTTCTCAAGGCGCGAAGGCTGCGACATACTCAAAAAAGAGGACTGTGAAAAAGCCGTGAAAGGTGCGGACGCCGTCTACCATTGCGCCGCAATACTCGAAGAGGATGACAGCAGACTGTTCGATGTCAATGTGAAGGGCACGGAAAACCTTTTGGAGGCAAGCGCCAAAGCCAGGATAAGGCATTTCGTTTTTTTGAGTTCGGTCGGGGTTTACGGGAACTCCGAGGAAAAGCTTGGCGAGGACAGTGCTTTTGCCCCGGCAACGCCTTACGAGAAAAGCAAGGCGGAAGCAGAAAAAACAGTGCAAACCTATCTTGAAGTTTTGCCCATAACCATTGTCAGGCCGCCGATAGTAATTGGCCCGAACAGCTATTGGCGCAGAATCATAAAGCTTATTGAAGACGGCTTTCCGATTGTCGGCGGCGGAAACAACAAATGGCAGACGATTTACGTGAAAGACCTTGTTTCATTCCTCGTCTTCATACTCGGAAAAGACGAAGTCATAGGCGAAACCTATGTTGTCGCGGGACAGGATGCGCCCACCCTTAAGGAGCTGTGCGAAATAGTGAAACGGGAGAAAAAAAGCGCAAAGAAAAACCCAAGCGTGCCGTTTGCCGTCGGAATGCTTGTCGGAACAATTTCTGACATCGCGTCAAGGATAACCGGGAAAAAATCGCTTGTGGGCAAACACAACATCGTGCGCCTTGTAAAAAACAGGCATTACGACATTTCAAAGGCGCTCGCGTTGGGATGGAAGCCGGAGTATTCGACAGAGCAGGCACTGCATGAAACCATTGCGTCATTCAACCAGCAGGCATAG
- a CDS encoding geranylgeranylglyceryl/heptaprenylglyceryl phosphate synthase: MKDGKVYQNILRLIGEKGGLAFIQFDPPKYSLEQAAQVAKAAERAGIDAFAVGGSVGAQGELLDKSIIALKENCSLPVIIFPGNIATVSKYADAIYFMSMLNSLDPYYISGAQIASSFPIKNLGLEPIPTSYIIVEPGRAVGWVGRAQAIPRNIPYLAAATALGGQFMGSRLVILESGGGADSPAPPEMVSLVKKTIDVPLIVAGGVRNPKFAYETIRAGADIIHVGSALEKVNGNVSQAEKTLSEIARAVAKAGKEKR, from the coding sequence ATGAAGGATGGAAAGGTTTACCAGAACATTCTCAGGCTTATCGGCGAAAAGGGCGGCCTGGCTTTCATTCAGTTCGACCCGCCGAAGTATTCGCTTGAACAGGCCGCGCAGGTGGCGAAGGCCGCCGAGCGTGCAGGAATTGACGCTTTTGCAGTGGGCGGCTCGGTCGGGGCGCAAGGCGAACTCCTGGACAAGTCCATAATTGCGTTGAAGGAAAACTGTTCCCTGCCCGTCATAATCTTTCCGGGCAACATTGCGACGGTCTCAAAATACGCTGACGCGATTTATTTCATGTCGATGCTCAATTCGCTTGACCCGTATTACATTTCGGGCGCGCAGATCGCTTCCTCGTTTCCGATTAAAAATCTCGGCCTCGAACCCATTCCGACTTCTTACATCATTGTCGAACCTGGAAGAGCGGTCGGCTGGGTCGGCAGGGCGCAGGCAATTCCGCGCAACATTCCATACCTTGCCGCCGCAACAGCCTTGGGCGGGCAGTTCATGGGTTCCAGGCTGGTAATCCTTGAATCCGGCGGGGGCGCTGATTCTCCGGCTCCGCCTGAAATGGTTTCTTTGGTGAAAAAAACCATTGACGTTCCGCTGATTGTGGCCGGCGGAGTCCGCAACCCCAAGTTCGCGTATGAAACAATCAGGGCGGGCGCCGACATAATCCATGTCGGCTCGGCTCTTGAAAAAGTCAACGGCAATGTTTCCCAGGCGGAAAAAACCTTGTCCGAAATAGCAAGAGCGGTTGCGAAAGCCGGAAAGGAAAAAAGATAG
- a CDS encoding MBL fold metallo-hydrolase encodes MPAMLEEILDGLFAFHPPRFGSNAYVFKGKENCLIDTSSEQNIIAFRSALAEISVAPESVSRVFFSHEHADHFSAAKLFSKAGFFASAPCQKIINENMVEFTHAKIVGSKEKAFVQKTLSEGDILKVNGFSLEVIATPGHALGSLSFFEKKRKLLFSGDALFEGCSGRVDLPGSDRKTMIASLEKLARLDFETLLSGHGPPFKGNQKENIESALQILQI; translated from the coding sequence ATGCCGGCCATGCTTGAAGAAATCCTTGACGGCCTTTTCGCCTTCCATCCGCCGCGGTTCGGCTCGAACGCCTACGTTTTCAAGGGAAAGGAAAACTGCCTCATCGACACCAGTTCGGAACAGAATATAATCGCATTCCGCTCCGCGCTCGCCGAAATCTCCGTTGCGCCGGAAAGCGTTTCACGCGTTTTTTTCTCGCACGAGCACGCCGATCATTTTTCAGCGGCCAAGCTTTTTTCGAAAGCCGGATTCTTCGCTTCCGCGCCCTGCCAAAAAATCATCAACGAAAACATGGTCGAGTTCACGCACGCAAAAATCGTGGGCTCGAAGGAAAAGGCTTTTGTGCAAAAAACGCTTTCCGAAGGCGACATCCTGAAAGTAAACGGTTTTTCGCTTGAAGTGATTGCCACGCCCGGCCATGCTCTTGGCAGCCTTTCATTTTTCGAAAAAAAGCGCAAGCTTTTGTTTTCCGGCGACGCCTTGTTCGAGGGCTGTTCCGGAAGGGTCGACCTTCCCGGCTCGGACCGCAAGACAATGATTGCCTCGCTTGAAAAGCTTGCAAGGCTTGACTTCGAAACCCTGCTTTCGGGCCATGGACCGCCTTTCAAAGGAAACCAGAAGGAAAATATAGAATCTGCTCTGCAGATTCTTCAAATTTGA
- the radA gene encoding DNA repair and recombination protein RadA gives MGKDSKSEIKSIEDLPGVGPQSAEKLISAGYATLEGIAVASPAELVEAAGLGEATAAKVIKAARDALEMGFESADVLAEKRKLVGKLTTGSKEVDNLIGGGIETQSITEVYGKFASGKTQWCFETAVTCQLPKDQGGLEGNCLYIDSENSFRPERVISVAQRFGLDENEVLKNIFVARAYNADHQMLLAEKASEMVKEKNIRLVIVDSLTAQFRSEFIGRGQLAGRQQKLNKHMRTLQKLAEMSNVVVLVTNQVMERPDILFGDPTAPVGGNVVGHASKTRIYLRKSKDDKRVAKLVDSPSLPDGEAIYRVTEKGLEDI, from the coding sequence ATGGGAAAAGACAGCAAAAGCGAGATAAAATCTATTGAGGATTTGCCCGGGGTGGGGCCGCAAAGCGCGGAAAAGCTTATTTCTGCCGGCTATGCCACGTTGGAGGGAATTGCGGTTGCATCGCCAGCCGAACTCGTGGAAGCGGCCGGCCTTGGAGAGGCGACTGCCGCAAAAGTAATCAAGGCCGCGAGGGATGCCCTTGAAATGGGCTTTGAAAGCGCGGACGTTCTCGCAGAAAAAAGAAAGCTTGTCGGAAAGCTGACAACCGGCAGCAAGGAAGTTGACAACCTGATCGGCGGGGGCATTGAAACGCAGAGCATAACCGAAGTTTACGGAAAATTCGCTTCGGGAAAAACGCAGTGGTGCTTCGAGACAGCCGTAACTTGCCAGCTGCCGAAAGACCAGGGCGGACTGGAAGGAAACTGCCTTTACATTGACTCTGAAAATTCTTTCAGGCCTGAGCGCGTCATAAGCGTTGCGCAGAGGTTCGGCCTGGACGAAAACGAGGTGCTCAAAAACATTTTTGTTGCACGCGCATACAATGCAGACCACCAGATGCTTTTGGCTGAAAAGGCGTCGGAAATGGTCAAGGAAAAAAACATCAGGCTTGTCATCGTCGATTCCCTGACAGCGCAGTTCAGGTCCGAATTCATCGGCAGGGGACAGCTTGCAGGCAGGCAGCAAAAGCTCAACAAGCACATGAGAACATTGCAGAAGCTGGCCGAAATGAGCAATGTCGTGGTGCTGGTGACAAACCAGGTCATGGAACGGCCGGACATTCTCTTCGGCGACCCGACAGCGCCTGTTGGCGGCAATGTTGTCGGCCATGCATCCAAGACAAGGATTTATCTGAGGAAAAGCAAGGACGACAAGCGCGTTGCCAAACTCGTCGACTCGCCTTCGCTGCCGGACGGGGAAGCCATTTACAGGGTAACGGAAAAGGGGCTGGAGGACATTTAA
- the tgt gene encoding tRNA guanosine(34) transglycosylase Tgt, with the protein MFRLLHSDRKTSARAGRLKLCHGTVETPLFMPVATKGAVKFISTKELEQLGTKTIISNSFLLSLRPGLKAIADAGGLHSFIGWKRGIFTDSGGFQILRQQFFRGISDEGVSFHNPFDRVNAFLSPEKCIQIQNSLGSDVAMVLDDVPSHDKSKKQVAVAVQRTTDWAKRCKAEHSNKKQLLFGICQGGKFKDLRKKSVLALNELDFDGLAIGGLSIGEPKSVMNRIAGYCMPFIPEDKPRYVMGLGSPADLLDAIALGADVFDSCFPTRMARHGHVFTFQGKKNIDLATNRFLQKPLDETCGCFVCRNFSSAFLHHLFRTHEENGQRYLSWHNLFFTQRLMKEARLAIKENRFSAFRKGLCAKYKK; encoded by the coding sequence ATGTTCAGGCTTTTGCATTCGGACAGGAAAACTTCCGCCAGGGCCGGCAGGCTGAAGCTTTGCCATGGAACAGTTGAAACGCCTCTTTTCATGCCCGTCGCAACAAAGGGCGCGGTGAAATTCATTTCCACGAAAGAGTTGGAACAGCTCGGCACCAAAACCATTATATCCAACTCTTTTCTGCTTTCGCTCAGGCCGGGCCTGAAGGCGATTGCGGATGCGGGCGGCCTGCATTCCTTTATCGGGTGGAAGCGCGGCATTTTCACGGATTCCGGCGGCTTCCAGATCCTGCGCCAGCAGTTTTTCCGGGGCATTTCCGATGAAGGCGTTTCCTTCCACAATCCTTTCGACCGCGTCAACGCATTCCTTTCACCGGAAAAATGCATTCAAATCCAGAACTCTTTGGGCAGCGACGTTGCAATGGTCTTGGATGACGTGCCCAGCCATGACAAGTCGAAGAAGCAGGTTGCGGTTGCAGTGCAGCGCACAACGGATTGGGCGAAGCGCTGCAAGGCAGAGCATTCGAACAAAAAACAGCTTTTGTTCGGCATCTGCCAGGGCGGAAAATTCAAGGACCTGCGCAAAAAAAGCGTTCTCGCGCTCAACGAACTCGATTTTGATGGCCTCGCCATTGGCGGGCTTTCAATCGGCGAACCGAAAAGCGTGATGAACAGGATTGCCGGCTATTGCATGCCGTTCATTCCGGAGGACAAGCCGAGGTATGTCATGGGCCTCGGCTCGCCTGCTGACCTGCTTGACGCAATCGCGTTGGGTGCGGATGTTTTCGACAGCTGTTTTCCAACGCGCATGGCAAGGCACGGCCATGTCTTTACGTTTCAAGGCAAGAAAAACATCGACCTTGCGACAAACCGTTTCCTGCAAAAACCATTGGACGAAACCTGCGGCTGCTTTGTCTGCCGGAATTTTTCTTCCGCGTTTTTGCACCATCTGTTCAGGACGCATGAGGAAAACGGCCAGCGCTATCTTTCCTGGCACAACCTGTTTTTCACGCAGCGCCTCATGAAAGAGGCGAGGCTTGCGATAAAGGAAAACAGGTTTTCCGCCTTCAGGAAAGGGCTTTGTGCGAAATACAAAAAATAG